From one Triticum aestivum cultivar Chinese Spring chromosome 4B, IWGSC CS RefSeq v2.1, whole genome shotgun sequence genomic stretch:
- the LOC123091183 gene encoding uncharacterized protein isoform X1, which yields MQKSSRVLSSSDPLLLLADMEPRRLGRLVFLLCCCAAVTCSLHAGAQAQTTLRQQSEGSPHNGAVGRVLSETANRSHSDLSRRTRRIDPLDGLRKYEGGFNITNKHYWSSTVFTGRSGYIIGALWLIGGVIFAGFLLASKIFFTKSNERERDGVIDDFLDRCHLVSVMLIILLAVFAIVASAIALQGAVLFHSRAESIKDIVGRTALEATATIYNITGAIERMQNTSRLYNISSQSFDHLNSTVKALNSEAVEIQAKAEKNMRLVSKGINTLELVIILTVTLNLVLVLVLLVGRPLRLQKLYHMCIALCWVLTVLFWMYFGLYYFLDKFAGVTCAALEEYQLNPKNSTLGAIIPCSEKMSGSVILHDVGAGIHDIIDQVNSNIYTIKSEYPVKQLGYICNPFAGPPGYRYRPENCASGAATIGDIPQILRRLTCSELSGGANCAPADLSSAIDYDKVQTYTSSIQNVLDIFPGTERLVSCELVKAGFADIVGNQCAPLRRGARATWAALAALSTAMALLVLASAACGGVGGSRHAGDDRHSVRHLTSSSNSEVIVWERVYSRRERLIPERSSIAGAPLT from the exons ATGCAGAAATCTAGTCGGGTTCTATCTTCTTCGGATCCATTGCTTTTG CTTGCTGACATGGAACCGAGGAGGCTTGGGCGGTTAGTGTTTCTGCTCTGCTGCTGTGCGGCCGTCACATGCAGTCTGCACGCGGGAGCTCAGGCACAAACCACTCTACGACAACAATCCGAAGGCTCACCCCACAATGGAGCAG TGGGTAGGGTATtgtcggagacggcgaatcgatcGCATAGCGACCTTTCGAGAAGAACGAGAAGAATCGATCCTCTTGATGGCTTGAGGAAGTATGAGGGAGGGTTCAATATCACAAACAAGCATTACTGGAGT TCGACCGTATTTACAGGTAGATCTGGATACATCATTGGTGCATTATGGCTTATTGGTGGTGTCATTTTTGCCGGCTTCCTTCTTGCCTCAAAGATTTTCTTCACCAAAAGTAACGAAAGAGAAAGAGACGGTGTCATCGATGATTTTCTTGACAGATGCCATCTTGTGTCTGTCATGCTTATCATTCTTCTTGCAGTTTTTGCCAT AGTTGCATCGGCGATCGCGCTTCAGGGCGCTGTACTATTTCATTCTAGAGCAGAGTCCATCAAAGATATCGTCGGGAGAACAGCGCTTGAAGCGACTGCGACGATTTATAACATTACAGGAGCCATTGAGAGGATGCAGAACACGTCGAGGCTATACAACATTAGTAGCCAATCCTTTGATCATCTGAACTCCACGGTAAAGGCACTGAACTCTGAAGCCGTGGAAATTCAGGCGAAGGCCGAAAAGAACATGCGCTTGGTCAGCAAAGGCATCAACACATT AGAACTTGTCATCATTTTAACCGTGACGCTGAATCTTGTCTTGGTCCTTGTCTTGCTAG TGGGAAGACCTCTGAGGCTACAGAAGTTGTACCATAT GTGCATAGCCTTGTGCTGGGTACTGACAGTCCTCTTCTGGATGTACTTCGGGCTGTACTACTTCCTCGACAAGTTCGCCGGCGTCACGTGCGCGGCCCTCGAGGAGTACCAGCTGAACCCCAAGAACAGCACGCTGGGCGCCATCATACCCTGCAGCGAGAAGATGTCCGGCAGCGTCATCCTGCACGATGTTGGTGCAGGCATACACGACATCATAGACCAG GTGAATTCGAACATTTACACCATCAAGTCGGAGTACCCCGTGAAGCAGCTGGGCTATATCTGCAACCCGTTCGCCGGGCCGCCGGGGTACCGGTACCGGCCGGAGAACTGCGCTTCCGGCGCCGCCACCATTGGTGACATCCCTCAG ATCCTGCGGAGGCTGACGTGCTCGGAGTTGAGCGGTGGCGCCAACTGCGCGCCGGCCGACCTCTCGTCGGCGATCGACTACGACAAGGTGCAGACGTACACGAGCTCCATCCAGAACGTGCTGGACATCTTCCCGGGCACGGAGCGGCTGGTGAGCTGCGAGCTGGTGAAGGCCGGCTTCGCGGACATCGTGGGCAACCAGTGCGCGCCGCTGCGGCGCGGCGCGCGGGCGACGTGGGCCGCGCTCGCCGCCCTGTCGACGGCCATGGCACTGCTCGTGCTCGcctcggcggcgtgcggcggcgtcgGAGGGTCGCGCCACGCCGGCGACGACCGCCACTCGGTGAGGCACCTCACGTCGTCGTCCAACTCGGAG GTGATAGTTTGGGAGAGAGTATACAGCCGGCGGGAGAGACTGATCCCGGAGAGATCATCCATCGCCGGCGCGCCATTGACGTGA
- the LOC123091183 gene encoding uncharacterized protein isoform X2 encodes MEPRRLGRLVFLLCCCAAVTCSLHAGAQAQTTLRQQSEGSPHNGAVGRVLSETANRSHSDLSRRTRRIDPLDGLRKYEGGFNITNKHYWSSTVFTGRSGYIIGALWLIGGVIFAGFLLASKIFFTKSNERERDGVIDDFLDRCHLVSVMLIILLAVFAIVASAIALQGAVLFHSRAESIKDIVGRTALEATATIYNITGAIERMQNTSRLYNISSQSFDHLNSTVKALNSEAVEIQAKAEKNMRLVSKGINTLELVIILTVTLNLVLVLVLLVGRPLRLQKLYHMCIALCWVLTVLFWMYFGLYYFLDKFAGVTCAALEEYQLNPKNSTLGAIIPCSEKMSGSVILHDVGAGIHDIIDQVNSNIYTIKSEYPVKQLGYICNPFAGPPGYRYRPENCASGAATIGDIPQILRRLTCSELSGGANCAPADLSSAIDYDKVQTYTSSIQNVLDIFPGTERLVSCELVKAGFADIVGNQCAPLRRGARATWAALAALSTAMALLVLASAACGGVGGSRHAGDDRHSVRHLTSSSNSEVIVWERVYSRRERLIPERSSIAGAPLT; translated from the exons ATGGAACCGAGGAGGCTTGGGCGGTTAGTGTTTCTGCTCTGCTGCTGTGCGGCCGTCACATGCAGTCTGCACGCGGGAGCTCAGGCACAAACCACTCTACGACAACAATCCGAAGGCTCACCCCACAATGGAGCAG TGGGTAGGGTATtgtcggagacggcgaatcgatcGCATAGCGACCTTTCGAGAAGAACGAGAAGAATCGATCCTCTTGATGGCTTGAGGAAGTATGAGGGAGGGTTCAATATCACAAACAAGCATTACTGGAGT TCGACCGTATTTACAGGTAGATCTGGATACATCATTGGTGCATTATGGCTTATTGGTGGTGTCATTTTTGCCGGCTTCCTTCTTGCCTCAAAGATTTTCTTCACCAAAAGTAACGAAAGAGAAAGAGACGGTGTCATCGATGATTTTCTTGACAGATGCCATCTTGTGTCTGTCATGCTTATCATTCTTCTTGCAGTTTTTGCCAT AGTTGCATCGGCGATCGCGCTTCAGGGCGCTGTACTATTTCATTCTAGAGCAGAGTCCATCAAAGATATCGTCGGGAGAACAGCGCTTGAAGCGACTGCGACGATTTATAACATTACAGGAGCCATTGAGAGGATGCAGAACACGTCGAGGCTATACAACATTAGTAGCCAATCCTTTGATCATCTGAACTCCACGGTAAAGGCACTGAACTCTGAAGCCGTGGAAATTCAGGCGAAGGCCGAAAAGAACATGCGCTTGGTCAGCAAAGGCATCAACACATT AGAACTTGTCATCATTTTAACCGTGACGCTGAATCTTGTCTTGGTCCTTGTCTTGCTAG TGGGAAGACCTCTGAGGCTACAGAAGTTGTACCATAT GTGCATAGCCTTGTGCTGGGTACTGACAGTCCTCTTCTGGATGTACTTCGGGCTGTACTACTTCCTCGACAAGTTCGCCGGCGTCACGTGCGCGGCCCTCGAGGAGTACCAGCTGAACCCCAAGAACAGCACGCTGGGCGCCATCATACCCTGCAGCGAGAAGATGTCCGGCAGCGTCATCCTGCACGATGTTGGTGCAGGCATACACGACATCATAGACCAG GTGAATTCGAACATTTACACCATCAAGTCGGAGTACCCCGTGAAGCAGCTGGGCTATATCTGCAACCCGTTCGCCGGGCCGCCGGGGTACCGGTACCGGCCGGAGAACTGCGCTTCCGGCGCCGCCACCATTGGTGACATCCCTCAG ATCCTGCGGAGGCTGACGTGCTCGGAGTTGAGCGGTGGCGCCAACTGCGCGCCGGCCGACCTCTCGTCGGCGATCGACTACGACAAGGTGCAGACGTACACGAGCTCCATCCAGAACGTGCTGGACATCTTCCCGGGCACGGAGCGGCTGGTGAGCTGCGAGCTGGTGAAGGCCGGCTTCGCGGACATCGTGGGCAACCAGTGCGCGCCGCTGCGGCGCGGCGCGCGGGCGACGTGGGCCGCGCTCGCCGCCCTGTCGACGGCCATGGCACTGCTCGTGCTCGcctcggcggcgtgcggcggcgtcgGAGGGTCGCGCCACGCCGGCGACGACCGCCACTCGGTGAGGCACCTCACGTCGTCGTCCAACTCGGAG GTGATAGTTTGGGAGAGAGTATACAGCCGGCGGGAGAGACTGATCCCGGAGAGATCATCCATCGCCGGCGCGCCATTGACGTGA
- the LOC123091183 gene encoding uncharacterized protein isoform X3 translates to MLIILLAVFAIVASAIALQGAVLFHSRAESIKDIVGRTALEATATIYNITGAIERMQNTSRLYNISSQSFDHLNSTVKALNSEAVEIQAKAEKNMRLVSKGINTLELVIILTVTLNLVLVLVLLVGRPLRLQKLYHMCIALCWVLTVLFWMYFGLYYFLDKFAGVTCAALEEYQLNPKNSTLGAIIPCSEKMSGSVILHDVGAGIHDIIDQVNSNIYTIKSEYPVKQLGYICNPFAGPPGYRYRPENCASGAATIGDIPQILRRLTCSELSGGANCAPADLSSAIDYDKVQTYTSSIQNVLDIFPGTERLVSCELVKAGFADIVGNQCAPLRRGARATWAALAALSTAMALLVLASAACGGVGGSRHAGDDRHSVRHLTSSSNSEVIVWERVYSRRERLIPERSSIAGAPLT, encoded by the exons ATGCTTATCATTCTTCTTGCAGTTTTTGCCAT AGTTGCATCGGCGATCGCGCTTCAGGGCGCTGTACTATTTCATTCTAGAGCAGAGTCCATCAAAGATATCGTCGGGAGAACAGCGCTTGAAGCGACTGCGACGATTTATAACATTACAGGAGCCATTGAGAGGATGCAGAACACGTCGAGGCTATACAACATTAGTAGCCAATCCTTTGATCATCTGAACTCCACGGTAAAGGCACTGAACTCTGAAGCCGTGGAAATTCAGGCGAAGGCCGAAAAGAACATGCGCTTGGTCAGCAAAGGCATCAACACATT AGAACTTGTCATCATTTTAACCGTGACGCTGAATCTTGTCTTGGTCCTTGTCTTGCTAG TGGGAAGACCTCTGAGGCTACAGAAGTTGTACCATAT GTGCATAGCCTTGTGCTGGGTACTGACAGTCCTCTTCTGGATGTACTTCGGGCTGTACTACTTCCTCGACAAGTTCGCCGGCGTCACGTGCGCGGCCCTCGAGGAGTACCAGCTGAACCCCAAGAACAGCACGCTGGGCGCCATCATACCCTGCAGCGAGAAGATGTCCGGCAGCGTCATCCTGCACGATGTTGGTGCAGGCATACACGACATCATAGACCAG GTGAATTCGAACATTTACACCATCAAGTCGGAGTACCCCGTGAAGCAGCTGGGCTATATCTGCAACCCGTTCGCCGGGCCGCCGGGGTACCGGTACCGGCCGGAGAACTGCGCTTCCGGCGCCGCCACCATTGGTGACATCCCTCAG ATCCTGCGGAGGCTGACGTGCTCGGAGTTGAGCGGTGGCGCCAACTGCGCGCCGGCCGACCTCTCGTCGGCGATCGACTACGACAAGGTGCAGACGTACACGAGCTCCATCCAGAACGTGCTGGACATCTTCCCGGGCACGGAGCGGCTGGTGAGCTGCGAGCTGGTGAAGGCCGGCTTCGCGGACATCGTGGGCAACCAGTGCGCGCCGCTGCGGCGCGGCGCGCGGGCGACGTGGGCCGCGCTCGCCGCCCTGTCGACGGCCATGGCACTGCTCGTGCTCGcctcggcggcgtgcggcggcgtcgGAGGGTCGCGCCACGCCGGCGACGACCGCCACTCGGTGAGGCACCTCACGTCGTCGTCCAACTCGGAG GTGATAGTTTGGGAGAGAGTATACAGCCGGCGGGAGAGACTGATCCCGGAGAGATCATCCATCGCCGGCGCGCCATTGACGTGA